One Centroberyx gerrardi isolate f3 chromosome 6, fCenGer3.hap1.cur.20231027, whole genome shotgun sequence genomic region harbors:
- the clns1a gene encoding methylosome subunit pICln: protein MVLLKSVPPPTEGVKHEQAETTAILDGKGLGCGTLYVAETRLSWFDGAGMGFSLDYPSIGLHAISRDLSAYPQEHLYVMVNAKLNDENEAEMAENAHDDDDEDASSGDDDDDEEGVITEIRFVPSDKAALESMFSAMCECQALHPDPEDDDSDNDFEGEEYDVEEAEAEHGQGDIPTFYTYEEGLSALTQEGQATLERLEGMLAQSVAQQYHMAGVRTDEPNADFEDGMEVDAGATVAGQFEDADVDHW, encoded by the exons ATGGTTTTGCTGAAAAGCGTCCCTCCTCCCACCGAGGGAGTGAAGCATGAGCAAGCCGAAACCACAGCGATCCTGGACGGCAAGGGGCTCGGCTGCGGCACGCTGTACGTCGCGGAAAC GCGTCTGTCGTGGTTCGACGGGGCGGGGATGGGTTTCTCCCTGGACTACCCCTCCATCGGCCTGCATGCGATCTCCAGAGACCTCAGCGCCTATCCGCAGGAACACCTGTACGTCATGGTCAACGCCAAACTGAACG ATGAAAACGAGGCGGAAATGGCAGAGAACGCCCATGACGATGATGACGAAGACGCCAGCAGtggtgatgatgacgatgacgagGAAGGAGTGATCACAGAGATCCGCTTTGTGCCCAGCGACAAGGCTGCAT tGGAGTCCATGTTCTCGGCGATGTGCGAGTGCCAGGCGCTGCACCCCGACCCGGAGGACGACGACTCGGACAACGACTTCGAAGGAGAGGAGTACGATGTGGAGGAGGCTG AGGCAG agCACGGTCAGGGCGACATCCCGACCTTCTACACCTATGAGGAGGGTCTGTCGGCGCTGACCCAGGAGGGCCAGGCCACCCTGGAGAGGCTGGAGGGGATGCTGGCCCAGTCCGTCGCCCAGCAGTACCACATGGCCGGGGTTCGAACCGACGAGCCCAACGCCGACTTCGAAG aCGGTATGGAGGTCGACGCAGGAGCGACGGTGGCCGGTCAGTTTGAGGACGCAGACGTAGATCACTGGTGA